Within the Dechloromonas denitrificans genome, the region GTGTACCTTTACAGTGGCCATGCGGGCCGCCTCGGCGACCGCTTCGAACAGGCTGCCCGGATCGGCGCGGCCGGTGCCGGCGAGTTCCAGCGCGGTGCCGTGGTCGACCGACGTGCGGATGATCGGCAATCCCAGCGTGACATTGATGCCGTGGCCGAAAGTGGCGTATTTGAGAGCGGTCAGTCCCTGGTCGTGATACATGGCGAGGACGGCATCGCCCTGGGCCAGCATCGGCGGCGTGAACATCGTGTCGGCCGGTAGCGGACCGATCAGTTGCATGCCGGCGGCACGCAGTTTCTCGAGCACCGGGGTGATGATCTCGATTTCCTCGCGGCCCAGATAACCGCCTTCGCCGGCATGAGGATTGAGCCCGGCAACCAGGATGCGCGGTTGGGCCAGCGCGTATTTCTGCTGCAGATCCGCCTGCAGGATGCGCAGCGTTTGCTCCAGGACGTCGGCGGTAATCGCCGCCGGCACATCCTTCAGCGGCAGATGCGTGGTGACCAGCGCGACGCGTAGCGGACCGCGTTCGGTGCTGCCGGCCAGCATCATGACGACGAGCGGCGTCGCAGTCTTTTCCGCGAGATATTCGGTGTGGCCGGTGAACGGCACGCCGGCTTCGTTGATCACCCCCTTGTGCACCGGCGCGGTGACCATCGCGGCGAATTCGCCGGACTGACAGCCGGCCAAGGCGCGATCGAGCAGAGCGAGAACATAAGCGCCGTTGGCGGCGTTCAGCACGCCGGCCTTCGCCGGCGCGGCGAGCGGAACATGCAGGACATCGAGCACGTTCCGGTCTGCCGGATTGCTCGGGCAATAATCGCGCAGGCTGACGTCGAGCCCGAGGCTTGCCGCCCGTTCAGCCAACAGCGAGCGATCGCCCAGGATGACCGGTTGCGCATCGCCCGCGTAGCCGGCCAACCGCAGGCACAGCTCCGGGCCGATGCCGGCCGGTTCGCCGCTGGTCACGGCAATGATCGGCCGCATCAGTTTTCTTCGAGGCGGTTTTCGACGTAACTGCGGTCGCGCATCTGGCGTAGCCAGTCCTGATAGGCCTCATCAAGTTTGCGGTCGCGCAAGGCCTGGCGGGCGACGCCACGCTGGCGCTCGACCGAGACATCACGCTCGCGACGCTCCTGAACCTGGATCAGATGCATGCCGAAAGGCGACTGGACGACAGGGCTGAGGTCGCCCGGTTTCAGCGCGTCCATCGCCCTCTCGAACTCGGGTACCGTATCACCCGGGCTCAGCCAGCCGAGATCGCCGCCCTTGGCGGCGGAACCGTCTTGCGAGTAGAGGCGGGCCTGTTCGGCAAAATCGATACCGTTGACGATGCGCTCGCGCACATTTTCCAGCTTGCGGCGGGCTTCGCTTTCCGAAACCACTTCATTGATGCGCACCAGGATGTGGCGAGCCTTGGTTTGCTGGACCGACGCCGGCGCGCTGC harbors:
- the pdxA gene encoding 4-hydroxythreonine-4-phosphate dehydrogenase PdxA, producing the protein MRPIIAVTSGEPAGIGPELCLRLAGYAGDAQPVILGDRSLLAERAASLGLDVSLRDYCPSNPADRNVLDVLHVPLAAPAKAGVLNAANGAYVLALLDRALAGCQSGEFAAMVTAPVHKGVINEAGVPFTGHTEYLAEKTATPLVVMMLAGSTERGPLRVALVTTHLPLKDVPAAITADVLEQTLRILQADLQQKYALAQPRILVAGLNPHAGEGGYLGREEIEIITPVLEKLRAAGMQLIGPLPADTMFTPPMLAQGDAVLAMYHDQGLTALKYATFGHGINVTLGLPIIRTSVDHGTALELAGTGRADPGSLFEAVAEAARMATVKVHTP